From Caretta caretta isolate rCarCar2 chromosome 16, rCarCar1.hap1, whole genome shotgun sequence, the proteins below share one genomic window:
- the REXO4 gene encoding RNA exonuclease 4 isoform X2, which produces MGKFKSVNKMDSDPAKVCVPLATPKSERTAPDKNLSDGKGNRKKHKKRKNGNIEKEQGDIKHKRRKAEEHTEQPRAEVDIWFDGVDPEDIEAAIGPEAAKVARRNMGIEEGKSELSVEQVLVKEKAFAGLTKAVAMDCEMVGVGPQGEDSILARVSIVNQFGKCIYDKYVKPTEKVTDYRTAVSGIRPKDIKKGAEFKSVQKEVADILRGRILVGHAVHNDLKILFLDHPKKKIRDTQRYKPFRKEVKSGRPSLKLLCEKLLNVKVQTSEHCSIQDAQAAMRLYTLVKKQWEAAIKAKPKP; this is translated from the exons ATGGGAAAATTCAAATCTGTGAACAAGATGGACAGTGATCCTGCCAAAGTTTGTGTTCCTTTGGCTACCCCGAAATCGGAGAGAACTGCACCTGACAAGAATTTGAGTGATGGCAAGGGAAACAGAAAGAaacacaagaaaagaaaaaatggcaATATTGAGAAGGAACAAGGTGACATAAAACATAAGAGGAGGAAAGCTGAAGAGCACACAGAGCAGCCGCGAGCAGA GGTTGACATCTGGTTTGATGGTGTAGATCCAGAGGATATTGAAGCAGCAATAGGACCTGAAGCAGCAAAAGTTGCTAGAAGAAATATGGGAATTGAAGAAGGCAAATCAGAGCTGTCTGTGGAACAGGTGCTGGTTAAAGAAAAGGCTTTTGCGGG GCTGACAAAAGCTGTAGCCATGGACTGTGAGATGGTGGGAGTGGGGCCCCAGGGTGAAGACAGCATACTGGCTCGTGTATCCATTGTGAACCAGTTTGGAAAGTGTATTTATGACAAATATGTCAAGCCTACAGAAAAAGTGACCGATTACAGGACAGCTGTTAGCGGCATACGGCCCAAGGACATAAAGAAAG GAGCAGAGTTTAAAAGTGTTCAGAAGGAGGTGGCTGACATCTTAAGAGGAAGGATTTTAGTTGGGCATGCTGTCCACAATGACTTAAAG atcCTGTTTCTTGATCATCCTAAAAAGAAAATTCGGGACACACAAAGATACAAACCTTTCAGAAAGGAAGTCAAA AGTGGACGTCCATCTCTGAAACTGCTttgtgagaaactgctgaatgtGAAAGTGCAGACATCGGAGCACTGTTCA ATTCAGGATGCGCAGGCAGCTATGAGACTATACACACTAGTGAAAAAGCAGTGggaagcagctatcaaagccAAACCTAAACCgtag